One Dioscorea cayenensis subsp. rotundata cultivar TDr96_F1 chromosome 17, TDr96_F1_v2_PseudoChromosome.rev07_lg8_w22 25.fasta, whole genome shotgun sequence DNA window includes the following coding sequences:
- the LOC120280847 gene encoding probable beta-1,3-galactosyltransferase 14, producing MGTAHKVFHSRPLSSRLRRLFSAVACVVFAVVGFLLGSSSFSGRYCSDLLPRSISVSWDRGGGIKGNEVSGIRAESKERHKVMGLVGIQTGFGSMGRRRSLRKTWFPSDREGLRRLEASTGLAFRFVIGRTGDQRKMASFQKEVEQYDDFLLLDIKEQYSNLPYKTLAFFKAAFAQFDADFYVKADDDIYLRPDRLSLLLAKDRSHPQTYLGCMKKGPVFTDPNLKWYEPLSYLLGKEYFLHAYGPIYALSADVVASLVALKNSSFRMFSNEDVTIGAWMLAMNVNHEDNRALCDPDCTPSSIAVWDIPTCSGLCNPETRLLLLHQKESCSKSPTTVSDN from the exons ATGGGGACGGCTCACAAGGTTTTCCATTCTCGACCCTTAAGCTCTCGACTCCGGCGACTCTTCTCCGCCGTGGCTTGCGTCGTCTTCGCCGTTGTTGGCTTCCTACTTGGGTCCTCTTCGTTCTCCGGCCGCTATTGTTCTGATTTACTACCGAGGTCTATCTCCGTCTCTTGGGATCGTGGGGGAGGGATCAAAGGCAATGAAGTTAGTGGGATTAGGGCAGAATCAAAGGAAAGGCATAAGGTTATGGGACTTGTTGGAATTCAGACGGGGTTTGGTTCCATGGGAAGGAGGCGATCTCTTAGGAAGACGTGGTTCCCTTCGGATCGCGAGGGGCTTCGCCG GTTGGAAGCATCAACTGGTTTGGCTTTCAGATTCGTGATTGGCAGGACTGGTGATCAAAGGAAAATGGCTTCTTTCCAAAAAGAAGTTGAACAATATGATGATTTTTTGCTGTTGGATATCAAAGAACAATACAGCAATCTCCCATACAAAAC GTTAGCATTCTTCAAAGCAGCATTCGCACAGTTCGATGCTGATTTCTATGTAAAAGCTGATGATGATATCTATCTGAGGCCAG ATCGTCTGTCATTGCTATTGGCTAAAGATCGTTCTCACCCTCAAACTTACCTAGGCTGCATGAAGAAGGGTCCTGTTTTCACTGATCCGAACCTCAAGTG GTATGAGCCTCTATCTTATTTGCTTGGAAAGGAATATTTTTTACATGCATATGGTCCTATCTATGCACTTTCAGCAGACGTTGTAGCCAGCTTGGTGGCACTAAAAAACAGCAG CTTCCGTATGTTCAGTAATGAAGATGTTACAATAGGAGCTTGGATGCTTGCCATGAATGTCAACCACGAGGACAATCGTGCACTCTGTGATCCAGATTGTACACCATCATCAATTGCTGTTTGGGATATTCCAACATGTTCAG GGCTGTGCAATCCAGAGACAAGGCTTCTATTACTTCACCAAAAAGAGAGCTGTTCAAAGAGTCCAACAACAGTTTCCGATAACTGA
- the LOC120280848 gene encoding membrane-associated progesterone-binding protein 4 isoform X2, which produces MVVLGFKPNSRRRSRIKSSASSVFDVTKGRSHYGPGGGYHHFAGRDASRAFISGNFTGDGLIDSLHGLSSLEVKGIVDWRKFYFERYRYVGKLVGRYHDSQGNPTKYLKGVESKAKRAAQLEEKQKIEEAKIPSCNSKWSQEEGGEVWCETGYPRLVKRPVDIALTGRVSQRCACYKEDELGKPGLVVYDGCDYLSKVCRV; this is translated from the exons ATGGTGGTTCTAGGGTTCAAGCCAAACTCGAGAAGGCGTTCGAGGATCAAATCAAGTGCAAG CTCTGTCTTTGACGTAACTAAAGGAAGATCGCATTATGGTCCTGGGGGAGGTTACCATCATTTTGCTGGCAG GGATGCATCACGGGCATTTATTTCTGGAAACTTCACAG GTGATGGCTTGATTGATTCTCTACATGGCCTGTCTAGTTTAGAG GTAAAAGGTATTGTTGACTGGCGGAAGTTTTACTTCGAAAGATACAG ATATGTGGGTAAACTTGTGGGTCGATACCATGacagtcaaggtaatccaactAAATACTTGAAGGGGGTTGAATCAAAGGCCAAACGAGCAGCTCAGCttgaagagaaacaaaaaattgAAGAGGCAAAAATTCCAAGTTGCAACTCAAAATGGAGCCAGGAAGAGGGAGGAGAG gTTTGGTGCGAAACTGGATATCCAAGACTAGTGAAGAGGCCTGTTGATATTGCTTTAACCGGTAGGGTGAGCCAGAGGTGTGCATGCTACAAAGAAGATGAACTCGGCAAACCAGGTTTGGTAGTATACGATGGCTGTGATTATTTGTCAAAAGTTTGCcgagtataa
- the LOC120280848 gene encoding membrane-associated progesterone-binding protein 4 isoform X1, with product MVSPLRLRATSQWLLAFALLVALVAIFFRFSFRKQHRIWTMEELAMYNGTDEGLPILLGILGSVFDVTKGRSHYGPGGGYHHFAGRDASRAFISGNFTGDGLIDSLHGLSSLEVKGIVDWRKFYFERYRYVGKLVGRYHDSQGNPTKYLKGVESKAKRAAQLEEKQKIEEAKIPSCNSKWSQEEGGEVWCETGYPRLVKRPVDIALTGRVSQRCACYKEDELGKPGLVVYDGCDYLSKVCRV from the exons ATGGTTTCTCCTTTGAGGCTGAGAGCTACATCCCAATGGCTTTTAGCATTTGCATTACTCGTTGCTTTGGTTGCCATCTTCTTTCGATTCTCCTTCAGGAAACAACAT AGGATTTGGACGATGGAAGAGCTGGCTATGTATAATGGAACAGATGAGGGATTGCCCATACTTTTAGGAATACTGGG CTCTGTCTTTGACGTAACTAAAGGAAGATCGCATTATGGTCCTGGGGGAGGTTACCATCATTTTGCTGGCAG GGATGCATCACGGGCATTTATTTCTGGAAACTTCACAG GTGATGGCTTGATTGATTCTCTACATGGCCTGTCTAGTTTAGAG GTAAAAGGTATTGTTGACTGGCGGAAGTTTTACTTCGAAAGATACAG ATATGTGGGTAAACTTGTGGGTCGATACCATGacagtcaaggtaatccaactAAATACTTGAAGGGGGTTGAATCAAAGGCCAAACGAGCAGCTCAGCttgaagagaaacaaaaaattgAAGAGGCAAAAATTCCAAGTTGCAACTCAAAATGGAGCCAGGAAGAGGGAGGAGAG gTTTGGTGCGAAACTGGATATCCAAGACTAGTGAAGAGGCCTGTTGATATTGCTTTAACCGGTAGGGTGAGCCAGAGGTGTGCATGCTACAAAGAAGATGAACTCGGCAAACCAGGTTTGGTAGTATACGATGGCTGTGATTATTTGTCAAAAGTTTGCcgagtataa